A single window of Jiangella alkaliphila DNA harbors:
- a CDS encoding transposase, with product MAFDGTKIAANASMGANRSEAHLRKLARQYLGRAAATDDAEDELFGEDQRGDELPEDLTDHTRRGERISQALAEIERRRAAEQAGTEAERAAAAEYVAKAGDPAGRAPTGQAPKAADPVAVARARWQREHDRAQARFDAYQVKAAAAAARGHRLPGTPAAAPDDHPTVMRLRAAYDQARTAAEHPDTSSGPDTTTSAHRANLTDPDSRLLKTRNGWMQGYNCQTATSADGFIISARATQDANDVHQFVPTMNDVTATAGMLAEHTGRDDLAVGTMIGDAGYDSHANLTAPGPDRLIANATRRDLNQAAATDPATGPPPPDATTREQMDHRLRTDDGHALYARRAPMVEAPNGWLKDRRGLRRGFARRGIDAVQAELSLAAAVTNLLKIATNGITTAQLATA from the coding sequence GTGGCCTTCGACGGCACCAAGATCGCCGCGAACGCGTCGATGGGAGCGAACCGGTCCGAGGCGCACCTGCGCAAACTCGCCCGGCAGTATCTGGGTCGGGCCGCGGCCACCGATGACGCCGAAGATGAGCTGTTCGGCGAGGACCAGCGCGGGGACGAGCTGCCCGAGGACCTGACCGACCACACCCGCCGCGGTGAGCGGATCAGCCAGGCGCTGGCCGAGATCGAACGACGCCGGGCCGCCGAGCAGGCCGGGACCGAGGCCGAGCGGGCCGCGGCGGCGGAATACGTCGCGAAGGCCGGTGACCCGGCCGGCCGGGCTCCGACGGGGCAGGCACCGAAGGCCGCGGACCCGGTGGCGGTGGCTCGGGCCCGCTGGCAGCGTGAACACGACCGCGCCCAGGCCCGCTTCGACGCCTACCAGGTCAAGGCCGCCGCTGCGGCCGCACGAGGACACCGGCTGCCCGGCACCCCGGCCGCGGCACCGGACGACCACCCCACGGTGATGCGGCTGCGAGCGGCCTACGACCAGGCACGCACCGCCGCCGAGCACCCCGACACCAGCAGCGGCCCGGACACCACCACCAGCGCTCACCGGGCGAACCTGACCGACCCGGACTCCCGGCTGCTCAAGACCCGCAACGGCTGGATGCAGGGCTACAACTGCCAGACCGCGACCAGCGCCGACGGGTTCATCATCTCCGCCCGCGCGACCCAGGACGCCAACGACGTGCACCAGTTCGTCCCGACCATGAACGACGTCACCGCCACCGCCGGCATGCTGGCCGAGCACACCGGCCGTGACGACCTCGCCGTGGGCACCATGATCGGCGACGCCGGCTACGACAGCCACGCCAACCTGACCGCGCCCGGCCCGGACCGGCTCATCGCCAACGCCACCCGACGCGACCTGAACCAGGCCGCCGCCACCGACCCGGCCACCGGCCCACCACCACCCGACGCCACCACCCGCGAACAGATGGACCACCGGCTGCGCACCGACGACGGGCACGCCCTCTACGCCCGCCGCGCCCCGATGGTCGAAGCCCCCAACGGCTGGCTCAAAGACCGCCGCGGACTACGACGTGGCTTCGCCCGCCGCGGCATCGACGCCGTCCAAGCCGAACTCTCCCTCGCCGCAGCCGTCACCAACCTGCTCAAGATCGCCACCAACGGCATCACCACCGCCCAGCTTGCCACCGCCTGA
- a CDS encoding exodeoxyribonuclease III, translating to MRVATWNVNSVKQRMPRLLPWLDQRQPDVVCLQETKLADDLVEELLGAELEKRGYQAAYHGEARWNGVALFSKVGLDDVVLGLPGGPGFPHQEARAVSATCGGVRVHSVYVPNGREPDSEHYAYKLEWLAALRAQVVAGPDAVMVCGDMNIAPAGADVFDPDAYAGQTHVTEPERAALAGLQSAGLHDVVRDRWPTQRVFTYWDYRAGMFHKDLGMRIDLILASAPVADRVAAAWVDRHARKGTGPSDHAPLIVDLDTAPDGDIGPVVPPPSAAVPRRGSVKLPQSK from the coding sequence GTGAGAGTCGCCACGTGGAACGTCAACTCCGTCAAGCAGCGCATGCCGCGGCTGTTGCCCTGGCTCGACCAGCGCCAACCCGATGTCGTCTGCCTGCAGGAGACCAAGCTCGCCGACGACCTCGTCGAGGAACTGCTCGGCGCCGAGCTGGAGAAGCGCGGCTACCAGGCGGCCTACCACGGTGAGGCGCGCTGGAACGGCGTCGCGCTGTTCTCCAAGGTCGGCCTCGACGACGTCGTGCTGGGGCTGCCGGGCGGGCCGGGCTTCCCGCATCAGGAGGCCCGCGCCGTCTCCGCCACGTGCGGGGGAGTGCGGGTGCACTCCGTCTACGTGCCCAACGGCCGCGAGCCCGACTCCGAGCACTACGCGTACAAGCTGGAGTGGCTGGCGGCGCTGCGCGCCCAGGTCGTGGCCGGCCCCGACGCCGTCATGGTGTGCGGCGACATGAACATCGCCCCCGCCGGCGCCGACGTGTTCGACCCCGACGCCTACGCCGGGCAGACCCACGTCACCGAGCCCGAGCGGGCCGCCCTGGCCGGCCTCCAGTCCGCCGGCCTCCACGACGTTGTCCGCGACCGGTGGCCGACGCAGCGGGTGTTCACGTACTGGGACTACCGCGCCGGCATGTTCCACAAGGACCTCGGCATGCGCATCGACCTCATACTCGCCAGCGCCCCGGTCGCCGACCGGGTCGCCGCCGCCTGGGTCGACCGCCACGCCCGCAAGGGCACCGGCCCCAGCGACCACGCTCCGCTCATCGTCGACCTCGACACCGCCCCTGACGGCGACATCGGCCCGGTCGTGCCCCCGCCCTCCGCCGCCGTCCCTCGTCGCGGCTCGGTCAAGCTGCCCCAGTCGAAGTGA
- a CDS encoding LysE family translocator has translation MASPGAGCLAWGVAAAVGASALLVASETAYRVLTLAGAVYLIWLGVHLLWTSLRRRGDSEDAVLPEEPSGRGSLWVSWLTGLGTNILNPKIGVFYVATIPQFIPDGTSPLLMGIALAVVHNLIGMLWFAFVITGAGFMARTLGRSRFARVADRVTGVVLVGFGLRLALQHR, from the coding sequence TTGGCTAGTCCCGGCGCCGGCTGCCTGGCGTGGGGCGTCGCCGCCGCCGTGGGCGCGTCGGCATTGCTGGTCGCGTCGGAGACGGCGTACCGGGTGCTCACGCTGGCCGGCGCGGTGTACCTGATCTGGCTCGGCGTCCACCTGCTGTGGACGAGCCTCCGGCGGCGCGGCGACTCCGAGGACGCGGTGCTGCCGGAGGAACCGTCCGGCCGCGGCTCGCTGTGGGTCTCGTGGCTGACCGGACTGGGCACGAACATCCTGAATCCGAAGATCGGCGTCTTCTATGTCGCGACCATTCCGCAGTTCATTCCGGACGGCACGTCGCCGCTGCTGATGGGAATTGCGCTGGCGGTCGTGCACAACCTCATCGGAATGCTCTGGTTCGCGTTCGTCATCACCGGCGCCGGATTCATGGCGCGCACCCTCGGCCGGTCCCGGTTCGCCCGCGTGGCCGACCGCGTGACGGGCGTCGTGCTGGTCGGCTTCGGGTTGCGGCTGGCGCTGCAGCACCGCTGA
- the gltB gene encoding glutamate synthase large subunit, producing MRLTPHPPGFPSQGLYDPRFEHDACGVAFVATLDGVASRAIVDRGLTALSNLDHRGASGAEPDSGDGAGILLQVPDAFCRAVAGVELPSAGHYATGLAFIPDDDAQDAEIVATTERIAAEEGLTVLTWRDVPTTPGLLGRTARSTLPRVRQLFVADSSGAQAQGIELDRKAFALRKRLERTTGVYFPSLSARTIVYKGMLTTGQLEPFFPDLSDQRLASAIAVVHSRFSTNTFPSWPLAHPYRFVAHNGEINTVQGNRNWMRARESQLASDVIGGELSRLYPVISPEASDSASFDEVLELLHLGGRSLPHAVRMMIPEAWENHQGISKARRDFFEFHSTIMEPWDGPAAVVFTDGSLVGAVLDRNGLRPGRYWITDDGLVVLASEAGVLDLDPATVVRKGRLEPGRMFLVDVAGHKVMDDDEVMDKLAVQEPYGEWLHAGLIRLGDLPQREHVVHTHASVSRRQQTFGYTEEELRLLLAPMAKAGAEPIGSMGTDTPIAALSTRPRLLFDYFSQLFAQVTNPPLDAIREELVTSLAGTIGPEGNLLDPGPASCRQLVLPFPVIDNDQLAKVIHTNRDGDLPGYATHVIRGLFDVAGGGAALGRRLAEICAEASKAIESGARIIVLSDRNSDTTLAPIPSLLLISAVHHHLIREKSRTKVGLVIEAGDVREVHHVALLIGYGAGAVNPYLAMESVEDLVRQGTLLPGVSPEKAVANLIKALGKGVLKVMSKMGVSTVASYTGAQIFEAVGLSREVVDRYFTGTTSRLGGIGLDVVAEEVRRRHAQAYPRGGSATRHRKLEVGGEYQWRREGEPHLFDPETVFRLQHSTRAGRYDVFKQYTEQVNEQSKRLMTLRGLFSLKTGERPSIPIDEVESVESIVRRFSTGAMSYGSISKEAHETLAIAMNRLGGKSNTGEGGEDTDRLYDPERRSSIKQVASGRFGVTSDYLSNADDIQIKMAQGAKPGEGGQLPGHKVYPWVARTRHSTPGVGLISPPPHHDIYSIEDLKQLIHDLKNANPQARIHVKLVAEVGVGTVAAGVSKAHADVVLISGHDGGTGAAPLTSLKHAGGPWELGLAETQQTLLLNGLRDRIVVQTDGQLKTGRDVIVAALLGAEEYGFATAPLVVSGCIMMRVCHLDTCPVGVATQNPELRKKFTGRPEFVVTFFEYIAQEVREYLAELGFRSLDEVIGRADLLDTEAAVGHWKAAGLDLSPILHVPELPDGAARRQVVGQDHGLEKALDNQLIALATDALEHSEPVQIKLEVRNVNRTVGTMLGHEVTKRTGGAGLPDDTVDVTFTGSAGQSFGAFLPAGVTLRLEGDVNDYLAKGLSGGRVIVRPDRNAPFAAEENIIAGNVAAYGATGGDLFVRGLVGERFCVRNSGATAVVEGVGDHALEYMTGGTVVILGRTGRNVAAGMSGGTAFVLDLDTSLVNPDMVEIETPDAGELARLHTIIGNYRDETGSVVAEALLADWPASMARFSLIMPTDYKRVLAAMAAAELEGRDVDVAIMEAAHG from the coding sequence ATGCGCCTCACGCCTCACCCCCCGGGCTTTCCCAGCCAGGGTCTGTACGACCCACGGTTCGAGCACGACGCCTGCGGCGTGGCCTTCGTGGCCACGCTCGACGGCGTGGCCAGTCGCGCCATCGTCGATCGCGGACTGACCGCCCTGAGCAACCTCGACCACCGGGGCGCCTCGGGCGCCGAGCCCGACTCCGGCGACGGTGCCGGCATCCTGCTGCAGGTCCCCGACGCGTTCTGCCGGGCGGTCGCGGGCGTCGAGCTGCCGTCCGCCGGGCACTACGCCACCGGGCTCGCCTTCATCCCCGACGACGACGCGCAGGACGCAGAGATCGTCGCGACCACCGAACGCATCGCGGCCGAGGAGGGCCTGACGGTGCTGACGTGGCGCGACGTGCCCACGACGCCGGGGCTGCTGGGCCGGACGGCGCGCTCGACGCTGCCGCGCGTGCGCCAGCTGTTCGTCGCTGACAGCAGCGGCGCCCAGGCCCAAGGCATCGAGCTGGACCGGAAGGCGTTCGCCCTGCGCAAGCGGCTCGAGCGCACCACCGGCGTGTACTTCCCGAGCCTGTCGGCGCGCACCATCGTCTACAAGGGCATGCTGACGACCGGCCAGCTGGAACCGTTCTTCCCCGACCTGTCCGACCAGCGGCTGGCCAGCGCCATCGCCGTCGTGCACTCGCGGTTCTCGACGAACACGTTCCCGAGCTGGCCGCTGGCGCACCCGTACCGCTTCGTCGCGCACAACGGCGAGATCAACACCGTCCAGGGCAACCGCAACTGGATGCGCGCCCGCGAGTCGCAGCTGGCCAGCGACGTCATCGGCGGAGAGCTGTCGCGGCTGTACCCGGTCATCTCGCCCGAGGCCAGCGACTCCGCCAGCTTCGACGAGGTGCTCGAGCTGCTGCACCTGGGCGGACGGAGCCTGCCGCACGCGGTGCGCATGATGATCCCCGAGGCGTGGGAGAACCATCAGGGCATCTCGAAGGCGCGACGCGACTTCTTCGAGTTCCACAGCACGATCATGGAGCCGTGGGACGGCCCGGCCGCGGTCGTCTTCACCGACGGCAGCCTGGTCGGCGCCGTGCTCGACCGCAACGGCCTGCGCCCGGGCCGGTACTGGATCACCGACGACGGCCTGGTCGTGCTCGCGTCCGAGGCGGGCGTCCTCGACCTCGACCCGGCGACGGTGGTGCGCAAGGGCCGCCTCGAGCCGGGCCGCATGTTCCTCGTCGACGTCGCCGGCCACAAGGTCATGGACGACGACGAGGTCATGGACAAGCTGGCCGTGCAGGAGCCGTACGGCGAGTGGCTGCACGCCGGCCTGATCCGCCTCGGCGACCTGCCGCAGCGCGAGCACGTCGTGCACACGCACGCCAGCGTCAGCCGCCGCCAGCAGACCTTCGGCTACACCGAAGAGGAACTGCGCCTGCTGCTCGCGCCGATGGCCAAGGCCGGCGCCGAGCCGATCGGATCGATGGGCACCGATACGCCCATCGCGGCGCTGTCGACCCGCCCGCGGCTGCTGTTCGACTACTTCTCGCAGCTGTTCGCGCAGGTCACGAACCCGCCGCTGGACGCCATCAGGGAAGAGCTGGTCACGTCGCTGGCCGGCACCATCGGCCCGGAGGGCAACCTGCTCGACCCCGGCCCGGCGTCGTGCCGCCAGCTGGTGCTGCCGTTCCCGGTCATCGACAACGATCAACTCGCCAAGGTCATCCACACCAACCGCGACGGCGACCTCCCCGGCTACGCGACCCACGTCATCCGCGGCCTGTTCGACGTCGCCGGCGGGGGAGCGGCGCTGGGCCGGCGCCTGGCCGAGATCTGCGCCGAGGCGTCGAAGGCGATCGAGTCGGGCGCGCGCATCATCGTGCTGTCCGACCGCAACTCCGACACCACGCTGGCGCCCATCCCGTCGCTGCTGCTCATCTCCGCGGTGCACCACCACCTCATCCGCGAGAAGAGCCGCACCAAGGTCGGCCTGGTCATCGAGGCCGGCGACGTGCGCGAGGTGCACCACGTCGCGCTGCTGATCGGCTACGGCGCCGGCGCGGTGAACCCGTACCTCGCCATGGAGAGCGTCGAGGACCTCGTCCGCCAGGGCACGCTGCTGCCCGGCGTCAGCCCCGAGAAGGCGGTCGCCAACCTCATCAAGGCGCTCGGCAAGGGCGTGCTCAAGGTGATGAGCAAGATGGGTGTCTCGACGGTCGCGTCGTACACCGGCGCGCAGATCTTCGAGGCGGTCGGCCTGTCCCGCGAGGTCGTCGACCGGTACTTCACCGGCACGACGTCGCGGCTCGGCGGCATCGGCCTCGACGTCGTCGCCGAGGAGGTGCGCCGCCGGCACGCCCAGGCCTACCCGCGCGGCGGCAGCGCCACCCGGCACCGCAAGCTGGAGGTCGGCGGCGAGTACCAGTGGCGGCGCGAGGGCGAGCCGCATCTGTTCGACCCCGAGACGGTGTTCCGCCTGCAGCACTCGACCCGGGCCGGCCGCTACGACGTCTTCAAGCAGTACACCGAGCAGGTGAACGAGCAGTCGAAGCGGCTGATGACCCTGCGCGGCCTGTTCAGCCTGAAGACCGGCGAGCGCCCGTCCATCCCGATCGACGAGGTCGAGAGCGTCGAGAGCATCGTCCGGCGGTTCTCCACCGGCGCCATGTCGTACGGCTCCATCAGCAAGGAGGCGCACGAGACCCTCGCCATCGCGATGAACCGCCTCGGCGGCAAGTCGAACACCGGCGAGGGCGGCGAGGACACCGACCGCCTGTACGACCCCGAGCGGCGCAGCTCCATCAAGCAGGTCGCCAGCGGCCGGTTCGGCGTGACGTCTGACTACCTGAGCAACGCCGACGACATCCAGATCAAGATGGCGCAGGGCGCGAAGCCCGGCGAGGGCGGCCAGCTGCCCGGGCACAAGGTGTACCCGTGGGTGGCGCGCACCCGGCACTCCACGCCGGGCGTCGGCCTCATCTCGCCGCCGCCGCACCACGACATCTACTCGATCGAGGACCTCAAGCAGCTCATCCACGACCTCAAGAACGCCAACCCGCAGGCCCGCATCCACGTGAAGCTGGTCGCCGAGGTCGGCGTCGGCACGGTCGCGGCGGGCGTCTCGAAGGCGCACGCCGACGTCGTGCTGATCTCCGGTCACGACGGCGGCACCGGCGCGGCGCCGCTGACCAGCCTCAAGCACGCCGGCGGCCCGTGGGAGCTGGGGCTGGCCGAGACCCAGCAGACGCTGCTGCTCAACGGCCTGCGCGACCGCATCGTCGTGCAGACCGACGGCCAGCTCAAGACCGGCCGCGACGTCATCGTCGCCGCGCTGCTGGGCGCCGAGGAGTACGGGTTCGCGACGGCGCCGCTGGTGGTGTCGGGCTGCATCATGATGCGGGTCTGCCACCTCGACACCTGCCCGGTGGGCGTCGCGACGCAGAACCCCGAGCTGCGCAAGAAGTTCACCGGCCGGCCGGAGTTCGTCGTCACGTTCTTCGAGTACATCGCCCAGGAGGTGCGCGAGTACCTCGCCGAGCTGGGCTTCCGCAGTCTCGACGAGGTCATCGGCCGGGCCGACCTGCTCGACACCGAGGCCGCCGTCGGGCACTGGAAGGCCGCGGGCCTGGACCTCTCGCCGATCCTGCACGTGCCCGAGCTGCCCGACGGCGCCGCCCGGCGCCAGGTGGTCGGCCAGGACCACGGGCTGGAGAAGGCGCTCGACAACCAGCTGATCGCGCTGGCCACCGACGCGCTGGAGCACAGCGAGCCGGTGCAGATCAAGCTCGAGGTGCGCAACGTCAACCGCACCGTCGGCACCATGCTCGGCCACGAGGTCACCAAGCGCACCGGCGGCGCCGGCCTGCCCGACGACACCGTCGACGTCACGTTCACCGGCTCGGCCGGGCAGTCCTTCGGCGCGTTCCTGCCGGCCGGCGTCACGCTGCGGCTGGAGGGCGACGTCAACGACTACCTCGCCAAGGGGCTGTCCGGCGGCCGCGTCATCGTCCGCCCCGACCGCAACGCGCCGTTCGCCGCCGAAGAGAACATCATCGCCGGCAACGTCGCGGCCTACGGCGCCACCGGCGGCGACCTGTTCGTCCGCGGCCTCGTGGGCGAGCGGTTCTGCGTGCGCAACTCCGGCGCCACGGCGGTCGTCGAGGGCGTCGGCGACCACGCGCTGGAGTACATGACCGGCGGCACCGTCGTGATCCTCGGCCGCACCGGCCGCAACGTCGCGGCCGGCATGTCCGGCGGCACGGCGTTCGTGCTCGACCTCGACACCAGCCTGGTCAACCCCGACATGGTCGAGATCGAGACGCCTGACGCGGGCGAGCTGGCCCGGCTGCACACCATCATCGGGAACTACCGCGACGAGACCGGCTCGGTGGTCGCCGAGGCGCTGCTGGCCGACTGGCCGGCGTCGATGGCCCGGTTCTCGCTCATCATGCCCACGGACTACAAGCGAGTGCTCGCCGCCATGGCCGCCGCCGAGCTCGAGGGACGCGACGTGGACGTCGCGATCATGGAGGCGGCGCATGGCTGA
- a CDS encoding glutamate synthase subunit beta has translation MADPRGFLKTPRQGATPRPVEERLRDWNEVYPAPGIGRTLLPIIVEQAGRCMDCGIPFCHHGCPLGNLIPEWNDLVWRDDWKVAAERLHATNNFPEFTGRLCPAPCEAACVVAIADDAVTIKNVEVSIIDRAFDEGWVAPLPPERLTDRTVAVIGSGPAGLAVAQQLTRAGHTVAVYERADRAGGLLRYGIPEFKMEKRHLDRRLDQMRAEGTIFRTGVEVGVAVTGKDLRSRYDAVVLAVGATDWRDLPIPGRELDGVHQAMEYLPQANRSSLGETVPGQITAEGKHVIIIGGGDTGADCLGTAHRQGAASVTQLEIMPEPPGTRHTSTPWPMWPLMLRTSSAHEEGGDRVYAVSTLEFTGDDGKVTALRLVEVERTPSGFEPVPGSERDLPADLVLLAMGFVGPEKSALIEQLGVELDARGTIVRDGSFETTIPGVFVAGDAGRGQSLIVWAIAEGRSVAAAVDRKLTGVDRLPSPVSPTDRPLAV, from the coding sequence ATGGCTGACCCACGAGGCTTCCTCAAGACCCCACGCCAGGGCGCCACGCCCCGGCCGGTCGAGGAGCGGCTGCGCGACTGGAACGAGGTCTACCCCGCACCGGGCATCGGCCGCACGTTGCTGCCGATCATCGTCGAGCAGGCCGGACGCTGCATGGACTGCGGCATCCCGTTCTGCCACCACGGCTGCCCGCTGGGCAACCTGATCCCCGAGTGGAACGACCTCGTCTGGCGCGACGACTGGAAGGTGGCGGCCGAGCGGCTGCACGCCACCAACAACTTCCCCGAGTTCACCGGACGGCTGTGCCCGGCGCCGTGCGAGGCGGCCTGCGTCGTCGCCATCGCCGACGACGCCGTCACCATCAAGAACGTCGAGGTCTCGATCATCGACCGCGCGTTCGACGAGGGCTGGGTGGCGCCGCTGCCGCCCGAGCGGCTGACCGACCGGACGGTGGCCGTCATCGGCTCCGGCCCGGCCGGCCTGGCCGTCGCCCAGCAACTGACCCGCGCCGGTCACACCGTCGCCGTCTACGAGCGGGCCGACCGCGCCGGGGGGCTGCTGCGCTACGGCATCCCCGAGTTCAAGATGGAGAAGCGCCACCTCGACCGCCGGCTGGACCAGATGCGCGCCGAGGGCACCATCTTCCGCACCGGCGTCGAGGTCGGCGTCGCCGTCACCGGCAAGGACCTGCGGTCGCGCTACGACGCCGTCGTACTGGCCGTCGGCGCCACCGACTGGCGTGACCTCCCCATCCCGGGCCGCGAGCTCGACGGCGTCCACCAGGCCATGGAGTACCTGCCGCAGGCCAACCGCAGCTCGCTCGGCGAGACCGTCCCCGGCCAGATCACCGCCGAGGGCAAGCACGTCATCATCATCGGCGGCGGCGACACCGGCGCCGACTGCCTGGGCACCGCCCACCGGCAGGGCGCGGCGTCGGTGACGCAGCTGGAGATCATGCCGGAGCCCCCGGGCACCCGGCACACGTCGACGCCGTGGCCCATGTGGCCGCTGATGCTGCGCACGTCCAGCGCCCACGAGGAGGGCGGCGACCGCGTCTACGCCGTCTCCACGCTGGAGTTCACCGGCGACGACGGCAAGGTGACGGCGCTGCGGCTTGTTGAAGTCGAGCGCACGCCGTCGGGCTTCGAGCCGGTACCCGGCAGCGAGCGCGACCTCCCCGCCGACCTCGTCCTGCTGGCCATGGGGTTCGTCGGCCCGGAGAAGTCGGCGCTGATCGAGCAGCTCGGCGTCGAGCTCGACGCGCGCGGCACCATCGTCCGCGACGGCTCGTTCGAGACGACGATCCCCGGCGTGTTCGTGGCCGGCGACGCCGGGCGCGGGCAGTCGCTGATCGTGTGGGCCATCGCCGAGGGCCGGTCGGTCGCGGCGGCCGTCGACCGGAAGCTGACGGGGGTCGACCGGCTCCCGTCGCCGGTCTCGCCCACCGACCGTCCGCTCGCGGTCTGA
- the pyk gene encoding pyruvate kinase — protein MRRAKIVCTLGPATDSPERLRELIDVGMDVARFNLSHGSHAEHEERYLRVRKAATEAERNVGVLVDLQGPKIRLGEFAGGSAELEVGQTFTITVEDVEGTAERASTTYKGLPGDVAAGDSVLIDDGRLALDVTEVTDTDVVTTVVIGGKVSNHKGLNLPGTAVSVPALSEKDIEDLRWGLRIGADMIALSFVRSASDVDDVHRIMAEEGVRLPVIAKVEKPQAVENLADIVDAFDGVMVARGDLGVELPLWDVPLVQKTAVEMCRRRAKPVIVATQMLDSMITNPRPTRAETSDVANAVLDGADAVMLSGETSVGAYPIETVRTMAKIVETVEEHGLERIPPLGTKPRTKGGAITKAAVETGVLLGAKYLVAFTQSGDSARRMARLRPGIPLLAFSPLSATRHQLALSWGIEAFTAEHVDHTDEMVKQVDRMLLEQERCRRGDLVIIVAGSPPGIPGSTNAMRVHRIGDAVGKVAPAYH, from the coding sequence GTGCGTAGAGCGAAGATTGTTTGCACTCTTGGTCCAGCGACCGACTCGCCGGAGCGGCTGCGGGAACTGATCGACGTCGGCATGGACGTCGCCCGGTTCAACCTCAGCCACGGCAGCCACGCGGAGCACGAGGAACGGTATCTGCGAGTGCGCAAGGCGGCCACCGAGGCCGAGCGCAACGTGGGCGTCCTCGTCGACCTGCAGGGCCCGAAGATCCGCCTCGGCGAGTTCGCCGGCGGGTCGGCCGAGCTGGAGGTCGGCCAGACGTTCACCATCACGGTCGAGGACGTCGAGGGCACGGCCGAGCGTGCGTCCACCACCTACAAGGGCCTTCCCGGCGACGTCGCGGCCGGCGACAGCGTGCTCATCGACGACGGCCGGCTCGCGCTGGACGTCACCGAGGTCACCGACACCGACGTCGTGACCACCGTCGTCATCGGCGGCAAGGTCTCCAACCACAAGGGCCTCAACCTGCCCGGCACCGCGGTCAGCGTGCCGGCGCTGTCCGAGAAGGACATCGAGGATCTGCGCTGGGGGCTGCGCATCGGCGCCGACATGATCGCGCTGTCGTTCGTCCGGTCCGCGTCCGACGTCGACGACGTCCACCGCATCATGGCCGAAGAGGGCGTGCGGCTGCCGGTCATCGCGAAGGTCGAGAAGCCGCAGGCGGTCGAGAACCTCGCCGACATCGTCGACGCGTTCGACGGCGTCATGGTCGCCCGCGGCGACCTCGGCGTCGAGCTGCCGCTGTGGGACGTCCCGCTGGTGCAGAAGACCGCCGTCGAGATGTGCCGCCGGCGGGCCAAGCCGGTCATCGTCGCCACCCAGATGCTCGACTCCATGATCACCAACCCGCGGCCCACCCGCGCCGAGACCTCCGACGTCGCCAACGCGGTGCTCGACGGCGCCGACGCCGTCATGCTGTCCGGCGAGACCAGCGTGGGGGCCTATCCCATCGAGACCGTCCGGACCATGGCGAAGATCGTCGAGACCGTCGAGGAACACGGCCTCGAGCGCATCCCGCCGCTGGGCACCAAGCCGCGCACCAAGGGCGGCGCCATCACCAAGGCCGCGGTCGAGACCGGCGTCCTGCTGGGCGCGAAGTACCTGGTCGCGTTCACCCAGAGCGGCGACTCCGCGCGCCGGATGGCCCGGCTGCGGCCCGGTATCCCGCTGCTGGCGTTCAGCCCGCTGAGCGCCACCAGGCACCAGCTGGCGCTGTCGTGGGGCATCGAGGCGTTCACCGCCGAGCACGTCGACCACACCGACGAGATGGTCAAGCAGGTCGACCGCATGCTGCTCGAGCAGGAGCGCTGCCGCCGCGGCGACCTCGTCATCATCGTCGCCGGCTCGCCCCCCGGCATCCCCGGCTCCACCAACGCCATGCGGGTGCACCGCATCGGCGACGCCGTCGGCAAGGTCGCGCCGGCGTACCACTGA